In Subdoligranulum variabile, the genomic stretch TGGCATCGGCTTCATCAAGAACAAATATGTGGGCCGTACCTTCATTCAGGGCAGCCAGGCTCAGCGTGAAAACAGTGTGCGCATCAAGCTCAACGCCATTGAATCCACCGTCCGCGGCAAGCGCGTGGTTCTGGTGGACGATTCCATTGTGCGCGGCACCACCAGTGCCCGGACCATCCGCCTGCTGCGGGAGGCCGGCGCCAAAGAGGTACATTACCGCATCAGTGCGCCGCCCTTTGCCCACCCCTGCTACTTCGGCACCGACATTCCCGACGAGAAGCAGCTGATCGCCACCGGTCACACCGTGGAGGAGATCAACAAACTGGTGGGTTCCGATACGCTGGGCTATCTGAGCATCGAGCATGTGCAGCAGCTGGCCATCCACAGCCACTGCGGCTTCTGCACCGGCTGCTTCACCGGTCAGTATCCGGTGGATCCCCCGGAAGAGACGATGGATATCGTCTACGACAAGCCCTTGAGCACGTCCAATCCGAACAAAAAACTGTGACCGGTCCGCGGCCCCTGCGCCGCCTCCGCGTCTTTTGCAACTACACCCGATAGGAGTAACCGACATGGAAAAAAGCTATTCTGCCAGCTACGCCGCTGCCGGCGTGGACATTACGGCCGGCTACCGCTCCGTCGAACTGATGAAGCAGTATGTGGCCCGCACGATGACCGAGAACTGCATCGGCGGTCTGGGCGGCTTCGGCGGCCTGTTTGAGCTGGACTGCTCCGGCATGGAGCATCCGGTCCTGATTTCCGGCACCGACGGTGTCGGCACCAAACTGCGCGTGGCCCAGTACATGAACAAGCACGATACCATCGGCATCGACTGCGTGGCCATGTGCGTCAATGACGTCATCTGCGCTGGTGCCAAACCGCTGGTGTTCCTGGACTACATCGCCTGCGGCAAGAATATCCCGGAAAAGATTGCAGAGATCGTCAAGGGCGTGGCCGAGGGCTGCGTCCAGGCCGGCTGCTCCCTGGTGGGCGGTGAGACCGCTGAACATCCCGGCATGATGCCTGAGGAAGAATACGATCTGGCCGGCTTTACCGTCGGCGTGGTGGACAAGAGCAAGATCCTCGACAACTCCACCATGCAGCCCGGCGACGTCATTCTGGCGCTGCCCTCCACCGGTGTGCACTCCAACGGTTTCTCGCTGGTGCGCAAGATCTTTGACATCGACAATCATCCCGAAGTGCTGGACAAGACCTTCGACGATATGGACAAGACCCTTGGTGAAGCTCTGCTGGCTCCTACCAAGATCTACGTCAAGCCGGTACTTGCCCTGATGGAGCAGGTCACTGTAAAAGGCGTATCCCACATCACCGGCGGCGGTTTCTATGAGAACATCCCCCGCAGCCTGAAGAAGGGTTGCGCTGCCCGCATCGCCAAGGCCGATGTGCGCACTCCTGCCCTCTTCAGCGTGCTTGCCAAGGAAGGCAACGTGCCCGAGCGCGACATGTTCAACACCTTCAACATGGGCGTCGGCATGACCATTGTGGTCGCCGCCGAGGACGCCGACAAGGCCCTCGACATCCTGCACACCCACGGTGAGGAAGGTGCTTACCGTCTGGGCACTATCGTGGAAGGCGACGGGGTGGAACTGGTATGAAGCGTGTAGCTGTACTGGTTTCCGGCGGCGGCACCAACCTGCAGGCCCTGCTGGAAAGCGAAGCCCGCGGCGAAAATCCCAATGGCAAGATCGTGTTGGTGGTTGCCAGCAAACCCGGCGTTTACGCGCTGGAACGGGCCGCCAATTTCGGCGTGGAAAGCACAGTGGTGGCTCGCAAGGAATACGCCGACAGTGAGGCCTTCGACACGGCCCTGCTGGACACCCTGCAGAGCCATCAGATCGACGTTGTGGTGCTGGCCGGATTTCTTTCGGTGCTGGGTCCGCGCGTCATTGAGGCCTACCGCAACCGGATTCTGAACGTTCATCCCAGCCTGATCCCCAGCTTCTGCGGTCCCGGTTTTTACGGTCTGCGTGTGCACGAAGCGGCGCTGGCCCGGGGCGTGAAGGTAACCGGTGCCACCGTGCATCTGGTCAACGAGGAATGCGATGGCGGCCCCATCCTGCTGCAGAAAGCGGTAGCGGTGCAGCCCGGCGACACCCCCGAAGTGCTGCAGAAGCGCGTGATGGTGGAAGCCGAATGGAAACTGCTGCCGCAGGCTTTGGCTATGGTTTGCAACGACGAGGTGTAAAGCAATGAAGAAGAATCTGTACAAATATCTTGCCGGCAACGAGTACCCCGGCCGCGGCATTGTGCTGGGCCGTACCCCCGATGGTGAAAAGGCTGTAATTGCCTACTGGATCATGGGGCGCAGTGCCAACAGCCGCAACCGTGTATTCGAGGCGATCCCGGGCGGCATCCGCACCGTGGCGGCAGATCCTGCCAAACTGGAAGATCCCCATCTGATCATCTACAACGCGGTGCTTACCCCCCGGGAAACCACCGTCGTCACCAATGGTGATCAGACCGATACCATCGTCCATTTCATGAACGAGAATCTCTTCCCCGGCTACAGCTTTGAGGCTGCCCTGGCTACCCGCACCTATGAGGACGACGCCCCCAACTTCACGCCGCGCATCTCCGGTGTGGTGGATATGCGCAGCGGCGCTTACAAGCTGTCCATTGTCAAGAGCTGCGAGGGCAACGCCGCCAGTGTGCAGCGCCAGACCTTCGATTATCCCCAGCCGGTGGCGGGCGAGGGCCATTTCATCAGCACCTATCTGAAAAACGGCTCCCCCATTCCCAGCTATGCAGGCGAACCCATGCGGATCACCATCGACGAAAACGACGGTGCTGAATTTGCCGGCAAGCTGTGGGAGTCCCTCAACGAGGACAACAAGGTCAGCCTCTTTGTGCGTACCATCACGCTGGAGACCGGCGATTACGAAGATACCATTCTGAACAAATACAATGCGGTGGAGGGTGAATAAATGAAAGAATTTCAGCTGAAATACGGCACCAACCCCAACCAGAAGCCCGCTCGCATTTACATGGCGGACGGCAGTGAACTTCCGGTCGAGATTCTGAACGGCCGTCCGGGCTACATTAATTTTCTGGACGCCTTCAACTCCTGGCAACTGGTGCGCGATCTGAAAAAGGCGCTGGGTATGCCTGCGGCGGCCAGCTTCAAGCATGTCTCCCCTGCCGGTGCTGCCATCGGCCTGCCGCTGGATGACACCCTGCGCGCCATGTACCATGTTGCTCCTGATGCGGAACTGAGCCCTCTGGCCTGCGCCTACGCCCGTGCCCGCGGTGCCGACCGCATGTCCAGCTTCGGCGACTGGATCGCACTTTCCGATGTCTGTGATCTGGCTACCGCCAAGCTCATCCAGCATGAGGTCAGCGACGGCATCATCGCTCCCGGCTACGACGCCGATGCCCTGGAAGTTCTCAAATCCAAGAAGAAGGGCAACTACAACATCGTGGCCATTGATCCCGACTACGAGCCCGCCAAGCTGGAGACCCGCACCGTATTCGGTGTAACCTTTGAGCAGGGCCGTCAGGATCTGGACATCTCCGACGCCACCATGCTGCAGAACATCGTCACCGAAAACAAGGAGATCAGCGCTGAACAGCGCCGGGATCTCATCATCAGCCTGATTGTGCTGAAATACACCCAGTCCAACAGCGTCTGCTACGTGCAGGACGGCCAGACCATCGGCGTGGGCGCCGGCCAGCAGAGCCGCATCCACTGCACCCGTCTGGCGGGCCAGAAAGCCGACAACTGGCAGCTGCGCCATATGCCCAAGGTGCTGAACCTGCCTTTCCGGGAGGACATCTCCAAGCCCAACCGCGACAATGCCATCGACGTTTACATCGGTGATACGCCGGAGGATGTGATCGGCGACGATGTCTGGGCTGAGACCTTCACCGAGCAGCCCGCTCCCCTCACCGCAGAGGAAAAGCGCGCCTGGCTGGATAAGGTCACCGGCGTTTCCCTGGGCAGTGATGCCTTCTTCCCCTTTGGCGACAACATCGAGCGCGCCCGCCGCAGCGGCGTGACCGCCATTGTACAGCCCGGTGGGTCCATCCGCGACCAGCAGGTCATTGATACCTGCAACCGTTTCGGTATTGCCATGGCTTTCTGCGGCATCCGGCTGTTCCATCATTAAAAATCGCACTTGCCTGCGGCGTTTTTTCGTCGCGGGCAGTTGTGCTGTCAAAGGAGTTCAGTATGAAGATTCTCGTTGTTGGCGGCGGCGGGCGTGAACACGCCATCATCCGCGCGCTGAAACAAAGTCCCCAATGCACCGAGATCTGGTGCGCTCCCGGCAACGGCGGCATCAGCTACGATGCCCACTGCAAGGCCATTCCTGCCACGGATGTGGATGCCATGGTCGCTTTCGCCAAAGAAGAAGCCTTTGATTATGTGGTCGTCGCCCAGGATGATCCCCTGGCGCTGGGCATGGTGGACGCTCTGGCCGAGGTTGGCATCCCGGCTTTCGGTCCCGACAAGGCGGCTGCCCGTATCGAAGCCAGCAAGGTGTTCAGCAAGAACCTGATGCAGAAATACGGCATTCCCACCGCCGATTACGCAGTGTTTGATGATCCCGCCAAAGTCATTGCCTACGTGGAGGAGAAGAACAAATACCCCGTGGTCATCAAGGCCGACGGTCTGGCGCTGGGCAAAGGCGTTCTGATCTGCCAGAACCACGAGGATGTGACGGAGGCCGTGAAGGAGATCATGCTGGACAAGAAGTTCGGCGCTTCCGGCAACCATGTGGTGGTGGAAGAGTTCCTTACCGGCCCCGAAGTCAGCGTGCTGTCCTTCTGTGACGGCAAAACCGTCAAGCCGATGGTCTCCAGCATGGATCATAAGCGTGCGCTGGACGGCGACCAGGGCCTGAACACCGGCGGCATGGGTACCGTGGCCCCCAACCCCTACTACACCCAGGAAGTGGCTGACCGCTGCATGAAGGAGATCTTCCTGCCCACAGTGGCCGCCATGCAGGCCGAAGGGTGCCCCTTCAAAGGCTGCCTCTACTTCGGCCTGATGCTGACGCCCAATGGCCCCAAAGTCATCGAGTACAACTGCCGCTTCGGCGATCCCGAAACCCAGGTAGTTCTGCCCTTGCTGGAAAGTGATCTGCTGACCATCATGCAAGCCACCACCAACGGCACTCTGGCGGAAACCGAAGTCAAGTTCCGCAACGGCGCCGCCGCCTGCGTCATTCTGGCCAGCGGCGGGTATCCCCTCGCCTATGAAAAAGGCAAGGAGATCACCGGTCTCTCTGAGGGTCAGCTGCCCGGCTGTGCCGATGTAACGGTCTACCATGCCGGTACGGCCCTCAAGGACGGCAAGCTGGTCACCAACGGCGGCCGCGTTCTGGGTGTGACTGCCACGGCAGACGCACTGCCCGAGGCCCTGAAAAAGGCCTACGCCGCCAGCGAAAACATCCATTTTGACAAACTGCACAAGCGCAGCGACATCGGTGCCCGCGCACTGGCTGCCATGCAGTAACCGGGAGGCAATACAATGGTATATCGCATTTATGTTGAGAAGAAGCCCGGCTTCGACGGCGAAGCCCAGGGGCTGTTCCATGAGCTGGTAGACCTGCTGGGCATTACCCGGCTGAAAGGTCTGCGGCTGATCAATCGCTACGACGTAGAGGGCATCGATGAGGCCCTTTTCCAGCAGGCTATCCCCACTGTGTTCAGCGAACCCCCTGTGGACGTGACCTACACCGAGCTGCCTGCGGCCTCCACGGTCTTTGCCGTGGAGTATCTGCCCGGCCAGTTCGATCAGCGCGCCGATTCCGCCAGCCAGTGCATCCAGCTGCTGAGCCAGGGTGAGCGCCCCGACGTGCGCAGTGCCCGCGTGTATCTGCTGGACGGTGATCTGACCGAAGAGGATCTGGCTGCCATCAAGAAATATGTCATCAACCCGGTGGAAGCCCGGGAAGCCAGCCTGGCGCCGCGCGAGACCCTGAAGATGGAGTTTGCCATCCCCACCGAGGTGGAGACACTCAACGGCTTTACCGCGCTGGATGACGGCGCGCTGGAGGCTTTCCGCACCGAGAAGGGCCTGGCCATGGACCACGCCGATATTGTTTTCTGCCAGGATTACTTCAAGAGCGAGCATCGTGACCCCACCATCACCGAGATCCGTCTGATCGACACCTACTGGTCCGATCATTGCCGTCACACCACCTTCGGCACCATCCTCGACGATGTACAGATCGACGACGAGCTGGTCCAGGCTGCTTTTGACCGCTACATGGCTTTGCGTGAGGAGACCGGCCGCGACAAGAAGAACCGGACCCTCATGGACTGCGCCACCATCGGCGCCAAGGCACTGAAGCAGCGCGGCATCCTGAAGAATCTGGACGAGAGCGAGGAGATCAACGCCTGCACCGTCAAGATCCAGTGCGACGTGGACGGCGAACTGCAGGACTGGCTGTTCCTTTTCAAGAACGAAACCCACAACCATCCCACCGAAATCGAGCCTTTCGGCGGCGCGGCCACCTGCATCGGCGGCGCCATCCGCGATCCCCTGTCCGGCCGCAGCTATGTCTACCAGGCCATGCGCGTCACCGGTGCCGGCGATCCGCTGAAACCCGTCTCCGAGACGATGCCCGGCAAACTGCCCCAGCGCAAACTGGTCACCACCGCTGCCGCCGGCTATTCCAGCTACGGCAACCAGATTGGTCTGGCTACCGGTCAGGTTGCGGAGCTCTATCATCCCGGCTACGTGGCCAAGCGCATGGAGATCGGTGCCGTGGTTGGCGCCACTCCTGCCAGCCATGTCCGCCGTGAGGAGCCCGCGCCCGGCGACGTGGTCATCCTGCTGGGCGGCCGTACCGGCCGCGACGGCATCGGCGGCGCCACCGGATCCTCCAAGGCCCATAAGCTTACCAGTCTGGAAACCTGCGGTGCTGAGGTCCAGAAAGGCAACGCCCCCATCGAGCGCAAACTGCAGCGTCTGTTCCGCCGTGAGGATGCCTGCCGCCTGATCAAGCGCTGCAACGACTTTGGCGCCGGCGGTGTTTCCGTTGCCATCGGCGAATTGGCCGACGGCCTGCGCATCGATCTGAACAAGGTCACCAAGAAGTATGAGGGCCTGGACGGCACCGAACTGGCCATCAGTGAGAGCCAGGAGCGCATGGCTGTGGCCGTGGCTGCCGACGATGCCGAGACTTTCATCGGCTACGCTCACGAGGAAAACCTGGAAGCCACCATTGTGGCTACGGTCACCGAAGAAAAGCGTATGCGTGAGATCTGGAACGGCAAAGCCATCGTCGATCTGTCCCGCGAGTTCCTGAACTCCAACGGTGCCGAGCGCCACGCCAACGTCCATATCCTGCCGGGCCATGTCTGGCAGCCCCAGTGGTCCGGCGCCAACTTCGAAGAGAAGATGGAGAATCTGGTTTCTGACCTCAACGTCTGCAGCCAGAAGGGCCTGGGCGAACGGTTTGACTCCACCATCGGTGCAGCCACCGTACTGATGCCCTATGGCGGCAAGTACCAGCTGACCCCGACCATGGCCATGGTCGCCAAGCTGCCGGTGGATGGTGAAACCACCACCTGTTCCGGTATGGCCTGGGGCTTCAACCCCTACCTGACCGAGGCGGATCCTTACCGCGGCGCCTACCTGGCTGTGGTGGAAAGCGTGACCAAACTGGTCTGCGCCGGCTTCCACCACAAAGACATGTATCTGACCTTCCAGGAATACTTTGAGCATATGAACGATGACCCGACCCGCTGGGGCAAGCCCTTGGCCGCCCTGCTGGGCGCGCTGGATGCGCAGATGGGCCTGGGCATCGCCTCCATCGGCGGCAAGGACTCCATGTCCGGCAGCTTCGAAGGATTGGATGTTCCCCCGACGCTGGTCAGCTTTGCCACCGCCATCGGCAACGTGAAGGATGTGCAGAGCGCTGAATTCAAGAAAGCCAACAGCTCGGTCGTCATGCTGCGTCCCCAGTACAAGGACGGCCTGCCGGAGATCGGCAGCCTGATCGCCATCTACAAGACGGTGGAGCAGATGATCGACGAAGGCAAGGTCCTGGCTGCCGCCACGCCCGGTTACGGCGGTGTGGCTGAGGCGCTGTTCAAGATGTGCGTGGGCAACCACGTGGGTCTGCAGCTGAGCAACGACCTCAACCTGGACGACCTCTTCCAGCCTGCTTACGGCGCCGTCATCCTGGAGCTGCTGGATCCTGCCGCCGGTGAATTCCTGGGCTTCACCACCGTGGACTACACGCTGGAAGCCGAAGGCAACAAGATCGATCTGGCCCGCCTGCAGGAATTGTGGGAAGCCAAGCTCGAGCCGGTCTTCCCCTACCGTAAGAAAGGTGACAAGGTTCAGGCTCTGAGCTATGAGTGCTCCATGACTGATCGCGTAGCGCCCGCTGTTCGTCTGGCTACCCCTCGCGTGATTATCCCGGTCTTCCCGGGCACCAACTGTGAGTACGATACGGCTCGTGCGTTCCGTCGCGCCGGTGGTGATCCTCACATTCTGGTGCTGAAGAACCTGACCCCCGCCGACGTAGCCGAAAGCTGCGAAGCGCTGGTCAAGGAGCTGGACGAGGCCCAAATCCTCATGCTGCCGGGCGGCTTCTCCGGCGGCGACGAGCCGGACGGCTCCGCTAAGTTCATCACGGCATTCTTCCGTGCGCCCGCCGTGGCCGATGCCGTCAACCGTCTGCTCAATCAGCGTGACGGTCTGGCGCTGGGTATCTGCAACGGCTTCCAGGCTCTCATCAAGCTGGGCCTTGTCCCCTATGGTGAGATCCGCCCCATCACGGAAAATGATCCGACGCTGACTTTCAACACCATCCATCGTCACCAGAGCATGCTGGTCCGTACCCGCATTGCCAGCAACAAGAGCCCCTGGTTGAGCGAGTGCGATGTCAACGACGAGCATCTGATTGCCATCAGCCACGGCGAGGGCCGCTTTGTCTGCAACGACGAACTGCTTCAGCAGCTCATCGCCAACGGCCAGGTCGCCACCCAGTATGTGGATCTCACCTGCCAGCCGACCATGGATCTGCGCTACAACCCCAACGGTTCTGTGCTGGCCATCGAAGGCATCACCAGCCCCGACGGCCGCGTGCTGGGCAAGATGGGTCACAGCGAACGTACCGGCAACCAGCTGTACAAGAACGTGACCGGCGACAAGTACCAGCCGATCTTCGAGGGCGGCGTCAACTACTTCAAGCTGTAAGAAAGGGATTTCGCAATGGCACAACATGACCGCTATATCTCTCCGTTCAGCACCCGCTATGCTTCGGATGAGATGCAGTATATTTTCTCCGACGACAACAAGTTCCGTACCTGGCGCAAACTGTGGATCGCATTGGCCAAGGCCGAACAGAAACAGGGTCTGGCTATCACTGACGAGCAGATTGCCGAGCTGGAAGCTCACAAAGACGACATCAACTATGAGGATGCCATCGCCCGGGAAAAGCTTGTGCGCCACGACGTGATGAGCCATGTCTACGCCTACGGCCTGCAGTGCCCCAAGGCAAAGGGCATCATCCATCTGGGTGCCACCAGCTGCTATGTAGGCGACAATACCGATGTGATCATCATGCGGGAAGCCCTGCAGCTGGTCCGCAAGAAGATCATCGGTGTACTGGCCAATCTCGCCAAGTTCGCCGAGCAGTACAAGGATATGCCCTGCCTGGCCTACACCCACTGCCAGCCCGCTCAGCTGACCACCGTCGGCAAGCGCGCTACCCTGTGGATGAACGAGCTCTATATGGATCTGGAAGAGATTGACCACCAGATCAGCCAGCTGGCGCTGCGCGGCGTAAAGGGAACCACCGGTACCCAGGCCAGCTTCATGGAACTGTTCAACGGCGATTCTGCCAAAGTCAAGGCCGTGGAAGCGGATGTATGCGCCCAGATGGGCTTTGCCAAGGTCGTGCCGGTCTGCGGCCAGACTTACAGCCGCAAGGTGGATTACAACGTGCTGTCCGCTGTGGCAGGCCTGGGCCAGAGTGCCATGAAGATGGCCACCGACATCCGTCTCCTGGCCAACTTCAAGGAGATGGAAGAGCCCTTTGAAAAGAACCAGATCGGTTCTTCCGCCATGCCCTACAAGCGCAATCCCATGCGCTGCGAGCGCATCTGCGCGCTGAGCCGTTACCTTATGGTGGATGTGCTCAATCCCGCCATGACCGCCGGCACCCAGTGGTTTGAGCGTACCCTGGATGATTCCGCCAACAAGCGCATTGCCATGGCGGAAGGGTTCCTGGCTGCCGATGCCATCCTGAACATCCTGCTCAATGTTTCTGATGGCCTGGTGGTTTACCCGAAAGTCATCCGTGCCCGCGTGATGGCAGAACTTCCCTTTATGGCCAGCGAGAACATCATGATGAAAGCCGTCAAGAAGGGCGGTGACCGCCAGGAGCTGCATGAACGCCTGCGCGAACATGCGGTGGCTGCGGCGGCTGTGGTCAAGCAGGAAGGCATGCCCAACGATATGATTGCCCGTGTGGAGGCCGATCCCGCGTTCGGCCTGAGCCGCGAAGAGATCGAGGCGGAACTGAGCCCCGAAGCCTTTACCGGTCGTGCGCCTGAACAGGTGGAGGAATATCTCCGGGATGTCATTGCCCCTGTACTGGCTGCCAACGCCGAGGATATTGGTCAGAAAGTGGAGCTGAACGTCTGATCGTCCTGTAAACAAAAAATCCCGTGGAACAGAAGTTCCACGGGATTTTTTATTCTCCCTCGGAGGAAGAGGCGGTATCTCCATCGGAAGATTCCGCCGCATCACCTTCATCGGTCGGTTCGGGTGTTGGTGTAGGGTCCGGTTCCTCCGGCGCAAAATAGCCCTTTATCTCACCGTCGGTCTGCTGATAGCTGACATCCAGAGTGCCTTTGTCGCTGGCAGAAAGGCCCTTGTCCGGGTCAAGAATAGCTACTGAGGCAAGGCGGATCTTGTAATCCAGACGGTTGCTGTTCCCGAGAAGCACCTGGATCCGGTCCTGGTATCGGAAACTGAGGTTGCTCAGATCGGTGATATCCAGCGCGGTGACACCATCGGTGAGCCCCTCCTCATCCATCGCCCCCAACATTTCCGTAAGGACTTGCGTAGCACTGGGTTGTGCCGCCTCCATGGTGGCAGACTCGCCCTCCAGCAGGGAATTGTAGCTGACCGGCACCACAATCTGTCCCGGCTCGGGAGAAAAATCCGGCTGCATCGTGCAAGAAAGTACCGTCAACCCCGCGGGTTGGGAAATATCCGTGCGCAGAATTTTAAGCGAATCGCTGAGGATGACCCAGCCTCCCGAATACATCGAAGTGAAACGTTCGGTGGCTGGACGCACTTTAATGACGACGGTACCAGGCAATTGGATATCCACCTGCACATTGTCCAGATACGGGAACTGCGACTGCAGCTGTATCGTTTTCTCGGTGGTGGAGAATCCGAATAAACTGGTTCCCTGCTCAATGCCCAGAGCCGCTATGATCTCATCCTCTGTATAAATGCCGGTATCTGCCGGCGTAGTCCTGTCAAATGTTTCCACCCGGAAGGATGTCACCTTGAAAAGCAAATTGATGGAAATGATGGTTCCCAGCGCCAGCACCAGCAACACACCCAGAACCCCCAGTGCCCTGCGGCGATTGCGCTGCCGAATCAGTTCTGCCTGCGTCACCCGGCGTTGGCGCCGCGGCATACCAGGTGTATACCCGGCTTTCTGAGGATTCAGCTGGGGTTGTGTGTGTGGCCGCGAGGTACCGCTGCTTCGGCGCTGCGGTGCCTGCACCGGATTGGGAACAGTTCGCCTTGCTGCATTTCCCTGGGGACGCACAGGCTGTTGCTTTTGCAGACCGAGGCGACTCCCTAAACTTCGCTTCTGCCCGGAACGAGCAAAGGAGCCGCCCCTGGACTTTTGCTGACGGCTGCGCTGGTCGCGGTCCATACGGGTGGCTCCTTTCCTGGAAATTGCTAAGGGTAAAGCGTTTTCACTTTACAAGGTTCATCAGTTTCTCGGTGATCAACTCAAGGCTGTGGGGATTGCCCAGTTTTTTTGCATTCTGTCCCATCTCGACCAGTTTTCCCGGGGTTCCCAGCAGCTTCTGCACCGTATCAATGAGTTTTTCACCGGTGAGATTCTTTTCTTCAATCACCACAGCTGCGCCGGCCTTTTCCAGCTCCAACGCATTGTAATACTGGTGATTTTCCGCCACGTTGGGGCTGGGGATCAAAACCGAAGCGCGGCCTACTGCTTCCAATTCCGCCAGTGTCAGCGCACCGGAACGGGCGATTACAAGATCTGCCGCCGCCAAAAGTTGAGGCATATTGTTGATATAGGGAGTGACCACCAGATTGGGGCCAGGCGCAAAGCCTTTTTCCCGCTCCAGCCGGTTGAACAGGATGACGCCGCGTTTTCCGGTGGCATGCAGATGCAAAACATTTGCCCCCTGCTGTTTCTCCCAGGCGCACAAATCCGCCACCACTTCGTTGATGCGATCGGCTCCCAAGCTGCCGCCGAAACTCAGGATCACCGTACGCTCCCCCGCTTCCAGCTTCTGGCGGGCGGTGGCACGGTCCGCCGTCAATACTTCCGGGCGAACCGGGTTTCCCACCACAAAGGTCTTGTCAGGGGCTCCGAGTTTCTCCACCGCATCGGCGCTGGCGGCCAGCACCAGATCCACATCCTTGGCAAGCAGTTTGTTGGTGACACCCGGGAAGGCATTCTGCTCATGAATGGCCGTTTTGATGCCGCGCTTGGCAGCCGCCCGCACGATGGGTCCGCTGACATATCCGCCGCAGCCAATGACCAGATCCGGCCGCACTTCGTCCAGGATTTTCCATGTCCGGGGGCCGGAAAGCGCCAGATGCCAGACAGCCACCACATTACGCACAATATTTTCGGCATTCAGACGGCGCTGAAAGCCGTTGATTTCAATGTGATGAAAGGGATAGCCGGCCTTGGTCACAAGGCCATACTCCATCCCTTCACGCCGCCCCGCAAAATGAATTTCCGCCGTAGGATCTGCGGCTTTCAGCGCCCCGGCAATAGCCAGTGCCGGATTGATATGACCGGCTGTTCCGCCGGCAGCAATCAAAACACGCATACTCTCTCCCCTTTTCTTACCTTTATGTACAACTCAGGTACTCTGGCGTCGGTAGACGGGACGTCGCGGTGCACGGCCCAGTTTACGGTCAATTTCGGCCTGGTGCTGCTTCTGACGGGCTTCCATCCTCGCATTCCCCGCCCGGGAAATGCTGAGCAGTACACCCATCTCTCCCAAGAGCAACAACAGGCTGGTACCGCCCGAGGAAAAGAACGGCAGGCTGATACCGGTATTGGGCAGCAGCGCCGTCGCCACACCGATATGGCAGAACACCTGCCAGGCAACCTGGGATGTAATACCAATGCCCAGCAGCGCTCCAAAAAAGTCCGGCGCGTTGAGGGCGATCAGGATCCCCTGCACAATGATTGCCGCAAAGAGCAGGATGAGTGCCAAGGCTCCCACAAAGCCCAGTTCTTCGCA encodes the following:
- a CDS encoding phosphoribosylformylglycinamidine synthase; the encoded protein is MVYRIYVEKKPGFDGEAQGLFHELVDLLGITRLKGLRLINRYDVEGIDEALFQQAIPTVFSEPPVDVTYTELPAASTVFAVEYLPGQFDQRADSASQCIQLLSQGERPDVRSARVYLLDGDLTEEDLAAIKKYVINPVEAREASLAPRETLKMEFAIPTEVETLNGFTALDDGALEAFRTEKGLAMDHADIVFCQDYFKSEHRDPTITEIRLIDTYWSDHCRHTTFGTILDDVQIDDELVQAAFDRYMALREETGRDKKNRTLMDCATIGAKALKQRGILKNLDESEEINACTVKIQCDVDGELQDWLFLFKNETHNHPTEIEPFGGAATCIGGAIRDPLSGRSYVYQAMRVTGAGDPLKPVSETMPGKLPQRKLVTTAAAGYSSYGNQIGLATGQVAELYHPGYVAKRMEIGAVVGATPASHVRREEPAPGDVVILLGGRTGRDGIGGATGSSKAHKLTSLETCGAEVQKGNAPIERKLQRLFRREDACRLIKRCNDFGAGGVSVAIGELADGLRIDLNKVTKKYEGLDGTELAISESQERMAVAVAADDAETFIGYAHEENLEATIVATVTEEKRMREIWNGKAIVDLSREFLNSNGAERHANVHILPGHVWQPQWSGANFEEKMENLVSDLNVCSQKGLGERFDSTIGAATVLMPYGGKYQLTPTMAMVAKLPVDGETTTCSGMAWGFNPYLTEADPYRGAYLAVVESVTKLVCAGFHHKDMYLTFQEYFEHMNDDPTRWGKPLAALLGALDAQMGLGIASIGGKDSMSGSFEGLDVPPTLVSFATAIGNVKDVQSAEFKKANSSVVMLRPQYKDGLPEIGSLIAIYKTVEQMIDEGKVLAAATPGYGGVAEALFKMCVGNHVGLQLSNDLNLDDLFQPAYGAVILELLDPAAGEFLGFTTVDYTLEAEGNKIDLARLQELWEAKLEPVFPYRKKGDKVQALSYECSMTDRVAPAVRLATPRVIIPVFPGTNCEYDTARAFRRAGGDPHILVLKNLTPADVAESCEALVKELDEAQILMLPGGFSGGDEPDGSAKFITAFFRAPAVADAVNRLLNQRDGLALGICNGFQALIKLGLVPYGEIRPITENDPTLTFNTIHRHQSMLVRTRIASNKSPWLSECDVNDEHLIAISHGEGRFVCNDELLQQLIANGQVATQYVDLTCQPTMDLRYNPNGSVLAIEGITSPDGRVLGKMGHSERTGNQLYKNVTGDKYQPIFEGGVNYFKL
- the purB gene encoding adenylosuccinate lyase; this translates as MAQHDRYISPFSTRYASDEMQYIFSDDNKFRTWRKLWIALAKAEQKQGLAITDEQIAELEAHKDDINYEDAIAREKLVRHDVMSHVYAYGLQCPKAKGIIHLGATSCYVGDNTDVIIMREALQLVRKKIIGVLANLAKFAEQYKDMPCLAYTHCQPAQLTTVGKRATLWMNELYMDLEEIDHQISQLALRGVKGTTGTQASFMELFNGDSAKVKAVEADVCAQMGFAKVVPVCGQTYSRKVDYNVLSAVAGLGQSAMKMATDIRLLANFKEMEEPFEKNQIGSSAMPYKRNPMRCERICALSRYLMVDVLNPAMTAGTQWFERTLDDSANKRIAMAEGFLAADAILNILLNVSDGLVVYPKVIRARVMAELPFMASENIMMKAVKKGGDRQELHERLREHAVAAAAVVKQEGMPNDMIARVEADPAFGLSREEIEAELSPEAFTGRAPEQVEEYLRDVIAPVLAANAEDIGQKVELNV
- a CDS encoding cell division protein FtsQ/DivIB, with amino-acid sequence MPRRQRRVTQAELIRQRNRRRALGVLGVLLVLALGTIISINLLFKVTSFRVETFDRTTPADTGIYTEDEIIAALGIEQGTSLFGFSTTEKTIQLQSQFPYLDNVQVDIQLPGTVVIKVRPATERFTSMYSGGWVILSDSLKILRTDISQPAGLTVLSCTMQPDFSPEPGQIVVPVSYNSLLEGESATMEAAQPSATQVLTEMLGAMDEEGLTDGVTALDITDLSNLSFRYQDRIQVLLGNSNRLDYKIRLASVAILDPDKGLSASDKGTLDVSYQQTDGEIKGYFAPEEPDPTPTPEPTDEGDAAESSDGDTASSSEGE
- the murG gene encoding undecaprenyldiphospho-muramoylpentapeptide beta-N-acetylglucosaminyltransferase, with the translated sequence MRVLIAAGGTAGHINPALAIAGALKAADPTAEIHFAGRREGMEYGLVTKAGYPFHHIEINGFQRRLNAENIVRNVVAVWHLALSGPRTWKILDEVRPDLVIGCGGYVSGPIVRAAAKRGIKTAIHEQNAFPGVTNKLLAKDVDLVLAASADAVEKLGAPDKTFVVGNPVRPEVLTADRATARQKLEAGERTVILSFGGSLGADRINEVVADLCAWEKQQGANVLHLHATGKRGVILFNRLEREKGFAPGPNLVVTPYINNMPQLLAAADLVIARSGALTLAELEAVGRASVLIPSPNVAENHQYYNALELEKAGAAVVIEEKNLTGEKLIDTVQKLLGTPGKLVEMGQNAKKLGNPHSLELITEKLMNLVK